Proteins found in one Brachypodium distachyon strain Bd21 chromosome 5, Brachypodium_distachyon_v3.0, whole genome shotgun sequence genomic segment:
- the LOC100835804 gene encoding E3 ubiquitin-protein ligase BOI, which yields MAVQAQHAFHHDLHSYRALEDGTTGASLFLDTPAVAGVVNTAVLSDLTCNDHSYDYAFAPRKRARVAAEAPGFAVELEQPRGVRTPAVPQEFVPVGDMLSRVVGSGTPSTSGRIGNAAGVPRLFHPGMDIDALVRVETERMRACLEEARRRHVRALVAAAERATAGRLRAAESALELARGRTAELEERLRQTIAEGQAWIGVARSHEAVAAGLRDTPDQLLIQSPSCAAQSGECEDAQSCCFETTPACADDGDAASMASAACCCKACGEGGACVLLLPCRHLCLCRACEGAVDTCPVCAATKNASFHVLLS from the exons ATGGCCGTGCAGGCGCAGCACGCATTCCACCACGACCTACACTCCTACAG GGCTCTGGAGGACGGCACGACTGGCGCCTCTCTGTTCTTGGACACGCCGGCCGTGGCGGGGGTCGTTAACACGGCGGTTCTCAGCGATCTCACCTGCAACGACCACAGCTACGACTACGCTTTCGCGCCGAGGAAGCGGGCGcgcgtggcggcggaggcgcctgGCTTCGCGGTGGAGCTGGAACAGCCGCGCGGTGTCAGGACGCCAGCGGTGCCGCAGGAGTTTGTGCCCGTCGGCGACATGCTGAGCAGGGTGGTGGGCTCCGGTACTCCGTCCACCAGTGGGAGGATTGGCAATGCCGCCGGCGTGCCCCGGCTGTTCCACCCGGGCATGGACATCGACGCGCTCGTGCGAGTCGAG ACCGAGCGCATGCGTGCGTGCTTGGAGGAGGCGCGTCGGCGGCACGTCCGGGCGCTGGTGGCTGCCGCTGAGCGTGCCACGGCGGGGCGTCTGCGGGCCGCGGAATCCGCGCTGGAGCTGGCACGCGGGCGCACTGCGGAGCTCGAGGAGAGGCTGCGCCAGACCATCGCGGAGGGGCAGGCGTGGATCGGCGTCGCCAGGAGCCACGAGGCCGTCGCCGCGGGGCTCCGGGACACCCCCGACCAGCTCCTCATCCAGTCCCCTTCTTGCGCCGCCCAATCCGGGGAGTGCGAGGACGCGCAGTCCTGCTGCTTCGAGACGACCCCCGCGTgcgccgacgacggcgacgcggcgtccatggcgtcggcggcgtgTTGTTGCAAGGCCTGCGGCGAGGGCGGGGCGTGCGTGCTGCTTCTGCCGTGCAGGCACCTGTGCCTGTGCCGCGCGTGTGAGGGCGCCGTGGACACGTGCCCCGTGTGCGCCGCCACCAAGAACGCTTCGTTCCACGTCCTGCTTTCCTGA